The following proteins are encoded in a genomic region of Periophthalmus magnuspinnatus isolate fPerMag1 chromosome 21, fPerMag1.2.pri, whole genome shotgun sequence:
- the dcbld2 gene encoding discoidin, CUB and LCCL domain-containing protein 2, producing the protein MGRVVMVGRGPTRAGGLVLSILIILTSEDCRAQKGDGCGPSLLGPTSGTLSSLGYPRTYPNNTVCEWEITVPRGNRVHFRFAELDIEDSDCQVNYLRLYNGIGPDRSEIVKYCGLGLKLEQLIESSGHQVTVQFMSGTHHRGRGFYLSFSLTEHTDLITCLDKGADFPEAEFSKYCPAGCLTSKEEISGTIPNGYRESSPLCIAAIHAGVVSNTVGGKIHVVSSKGIPHYEGTLANNVTSTGGTLSNSLFTFRTSGCLGALGLGTRSVADSQLTASSVWEWNGKWAATGARLKNVGRPWAPAHSDQQQFLQVDLKRERNITGIITTGSTMREYQYYVSAYRVLYSYNGQQWQSYRETNSTKDKVFQGNINYLHEVRNNFIPPIEARFIRINPLLWHQRIVLKLELFGCPIPPVRAGTRMITRVYPTSRSKRPPRLGLTTATPDIRNTTMPPHLENGMALIAVLVPVLAIILTGLILTVVCACHCKNRKQSTDGTYDLPHWDRTDWWKSMKQLLPSKMVDTDETVRYSSSEVGRLTGRGAVPILHAEPAEYAQPLVSGVTTLGARSTFKPDEGPEPGYSDPDLYDAPISHPYAEPLPASGAEYATPIVVDMSQPTAVCSFMGPSSMLTKPETATLGRSAYDTPKNVTGQVTPTEDLTYQVPQNSTQKS; encoded by the exons ATGGGCAGAGTGGTAATGGTGGGCAGGGGACCGACACGGGCCGGGGGTCTCGTCCTGTCGATTCTCATCATCCTCACCTCGGAGGACTGTCGGGCGCAGAAAG GTGATGGCTGTGGTCCCAGCTTGCTTGGTCCCACCAGTGGGACTCTGTCCTCTCTGGGTTACCCCAGGACATACCCCAACAACACAGTGTGTGAGTGGGAGATCACAGTCCCTCGTGGGAACAGGGTCCACTTTCGATTTGCTGAACTGGACATAGAAGACAGCGACTGTCAGGTCAACTACCTCCGCCTTTACAATGGGATTGGGCCTGACAGAAGTGAGATCG TGAAGTACTGTGGTTTGGGGCTGAAGTTGGAGCAGCTCATTGAGTCCAGTGGTCACCAGGTCACAGTCCAGTTCATGAGTGGGACCCACCACAGAGGAAGAGGATTCTACCTGTCCTTCTCCCTCACAGAGCACACTG ATCTAATCACCTGTTTGGACAAAGGAGCTGATTTCCCTGAGGCTGAGTTCAG TAAATACTGTCCAGCGGGCTGCTTAACATCTAAAGAGGAGATTTCTGGAACTATTCCCAATGGATATAGAGAA TCGTCCCCCCTGTGCATAGCGGCCATCCACGCTGGAGTCGTGTCCAACACTGTGGGAGGAAAGATCCATGTGGTCAGCAGCAAGGGCATCCCTCACTATGAGGGCACATTGGCCAACAATGTCACTTCCACTGG CGGAACTTTATCAAACAGCCTCTTCACCTTCAGGACAAgtg GCTGCTTGGGGGCCTTAGGTTTGGGGACCCGTAGTGTAGCAGACAGCCAGCTCACTGCCTCGTCTGTATGGGAGTGGAATGGCAAGTGGGCAGCAACCGGGGCACGACTCAAAAATGTGGGGCGACCCTGGGCACCTGCACACAGCGACCAGCAGCAGTTCCTACAGGTCGACCTCAAGAGGGAGAGGAACATTACAG GCATAATCACCACTGGTTCCACCATGAGAGAATACCAATACTATGTATCAGCATACAGAgttctctatagttataatggGCAGCAGTGGCAAAGCTACAGAGAAACCAACTCGACAAAAGACAAG GTTTTTCAAGGCAATATCAATTATCTGCATGAGGTGAGGAACAACTTTATTCCTCCAATAGAGGCCAGATTTATAAGGATAAATCCCTTATTGTGGCACCAAAGAATTGTGCTTAAGTTGGAGCTGTTTGGCTGCCCAATTCCCCCAG TGAGGGCAGGGACGAGAATGATAACTCGTGTTTATCCAACATCACGTTCCAAACGCCCCCCACGCCTTGGGCTAACTACAGCCACACCAGACATCCGAAACACCACTATGCCTCCTCACTTGGAGAATG GTATGGCCCTGATTGCAGTTCTGGTTCCAGTTCTGGCCATAATCCTCACTGGACTCATTTTAACAGTGGTTTGTGCTTGTCATTGCAAGAACAG aaaacaaagtactgATGGCACATATGATCTCCCACACTGGGACCGCACAG ATTGGTGGAAAAGCATGAAACAGCTGTTGCCATCAAAGATGGTGGACACAGATGAGACTGTTCGGTACAGCAGCAGTGAGGTGGGCCGGCTAACAGGGAGGGGAGCAGTCCCCATTCTACATGCAGAACCAGCAG AATATGCTCAGCCTTTGGTCAGTGGGGTTACAACTTTGGGTGCACGCTCCACATTTAAACCAGATGAAGGGCCAGAACCAGGGTACTCAGATCCAGACCTGTACGATGCTCCCATCTCCCATCCCTATGCAGAGCCCCTGCCTGCTTCAGGCGCTGAGTATGCCACTCCTATTGTAGTAGACATGAGCCAGCCCACAGCAGTCTGCAGCTTCATGGGACCCTCCTCCATGCTCACAAAACCTGAAACGGCTACACTGGGCCGGTCCGCCTACGATACGCCAAAGAATGTCACTGGACAGGTCACACCTACAGAGGACCTGACCTACCAGGTACCTCAAAACAGCACTCAGAAGAGCTGA
- the tmem30c gene encoding transmembrane protein 30C, translated as MGKVTNSGPLARRPDNSAFKQQRLPAWSPMLTANTVLPFFYIMAVVCMLLGVWLLVTVQSTQEMKMDYTKAGTCDLCFEKRKNVSHAAEPCSCTVVFSLEKPFKGNVFFYYGLKNFHQNLRRYMDSRDDGQMVGRKTNLENPSSYCKPFDKDAKGIPIAPCGAVANSMFNDSFALLYHNSSGVTQKVHLLRQGITWYTDKNVKFRNPKTGNLTLPEVFSGTVKPLYWKNPVYDLDPMNPTNNGFINDDFIVWMREAAFPNFKKLYGVLNRDYTPFDEGLPAGNYSINIVYNFPVQYFRGRKEVVLTTLTWFGGQNHFLPIAYLVTSSIILLLAIVQTVVWWKFGKDGKNMEE; from the exons ATGGGTAAAGTGACTAATTCTGGCCCACTGGCTCGGAGGCCGGACAACTCTGCTTTCAAACAGCAGAGACTCCCAGCCTGGTCCCcaatgctaacagctaacacgGTGCTGCCTTTCTTTTACATCATGGCTGTAGTATGCATGTTACTGGGAGTGTGGCTTCTTGTGACTGTACAGAGCACTCAGGAAATGAAG aTGGATTACACAAAAGCAGGAACATGTgatttatgctttgaaaaacgtAAAAATGTGAGCCATGCAGCAGAGCCCTGCAGTTGTACTGTGGTTTTCTCACTTGAAAAGCCTTTCAAG GGTAATGTTTTCTTCTACTATGGCCTTAAAAACTTCCATCAGAACCTGAGACGGTACATGGACTCCAGAGATGATGGGCAGATGGTTGGCAGAAAGACTAATCTTGAG AACCCCAGCTCTTACTGTAAACCATTTGACAAAGATGCAAAAGGAATTCCTATTGCACCTTGTGGAGCTGTGGCCAACAGCATGTTCAATG ACAGTTTCGCTCTGTTGTATCACAATTCAAGTGGTGTAACACAGAAGGTCCATCTTCTGCGACAAGGCATCACATGGTACACAGACAAAAACGTGAAGTTCAGGAATCCAAAGACGGGCAACCTGACTCTTCCAGAGGTTTTTTCAG GCACAGTGAAGCCTCTGTACTGGAAGAACCCTGTGTATGACCTTGACCCAATGAATCCAACCAATAATGGCTTTATAAATGATGACTTCATTGTGTGGATGAGAGAAGCTGCTTTTCCAAACTTCAAGAAGCTGTACGGTGTCCTGAACAGAGATTATACACCATTTGATGAGGGTCTACCAGCAGGGAATTACAGCATTAACATAGTGTACA ACTTCCCGGTGCAGTATTTTCGAGGACGAAAGGAAGTGGTGTTGACTACACTGACCTGGTTTGGAGGTCAGAACCACTTCCTGCCCATTGCTTACCTAGTGACCAGCAGCATCATTCTACTTCTGGCCATTGTCCAAACTGTGGTTTGGTGGAAGTTTGGGAAGGATGGAAAAAACATGGAAGAGTGA
- the cmss1 gene encoding protein CMSS1 produces the protein MGDDLGDEWWSHEGDSGEAEPNEETEQPTDKKPTTTNKKLEKRKRVIEKDAKPKKKKKSEQKAPTVSEQNDPDSEKSAKPKKKRKKKKKTITDVLAAAEPKSGCPADLQNVVTKYFSDKLSVIEQEELQLKDSCFLTCNDLTHSLSSYLKQICPKWAKIQKQHTQKSSAVILIVCSSALRTIELIKQLTTFKGEAKVLKLFAKHIKIEEQVKLLQKGVTHIGVGTPGRISALIEKEGLNLQALRYIVLDWNWRDQKLRRMVDIPEIKLDLMNLLEKIIRNCKEFKIGLF, from the exons gtGAAGCAGAACCAAATGAAGAAACTGAGCAGCCCACGGACAAAAAAcctacaacaacaaacaaaaaactagagAAAAGGAAGAGGGTGATTGAAAAAGATGCAAAgccaaaaaagaagaaaaagagtgaacag AAAGCACCCACAGTGTCTGAACAGAACGATCCTGACAGCGAAAAGTCAGCCAAACccaaaaagaagagaaag aagaagaagaaaactatAACTGATGTATTGGCTGCTGCTGAGCCCAAATCTGGCTGCCCAGCTGATCTGCAGAATGTGGTGACAAAGTATTTCTCAGACAAATTATCTGTCATCGAGCAGGAGGAGCTCCAACTAAAGG ACTCCTGCTTCCTGACCTGTAATGACCTAACACACAGCCTTTCATCTTATCTCAAACAAA tttGTCccaaatgggccaaaattcaGAAGCAACACACACAGAAGAGTTCTGCAGTGATACTAATTGTCTGCAGTTCGGCTCTAAGAACCATTGAGCTCATCAA GCAATTGACAACATTCAAGGGAGAAGCTAAAGTGCTCAAGCTTTTTGCAAAGCACATTAAg ATTGAGGAACAGGTAAAACTGCTACAAAAAGGCGTCACACACATCGGAGTTGGGACACCAGGAAGAATATCTGCTCTTATTGAGAAAg aaGGTTTGAATTTGCAAGCCTTGCGTTACATAGTTCTGGACTGGAACTGGAGGGATCAGAAGCTTAGACGGATGGTGGACATTCCCGAG atcaaGTTGGACTTGATGAATTTGCTAGAGAAGATTATTAGGAATTGTAAAGAATTTAAAATAGggctgttttaa